Within the Leucoraja erinacea ecotype New England unplaced genomic scaffold, Leri_hhj_1 Leri_340S, whole genome shotgun sequence genome, the region tagcctctactcctgcccctattgtctatgttcctatgtgCTATCCCAACACTAGTGTGTCCACAGTTTTAATCCGaccagggggaagtcttttatcaatcctagatgagaaaaaacatttttcacacaaagtggtgaATGTGTAATCATCCCTGCCACAGATCCATAATGAGGACCACATTGTTCATATAAGCTATATTAAGGGTACACAATAATGCTGGGCCCTcagtggctaaaggcatcagggagcgaaggaaagaggcaaggcggggaaatccttcttcagacccaaacgaTCAGCCTTGCTCATATtgatggtgctgcacccgctgaagtttctccagcatttttggcctactcctgcacctaagcgTCTAAGTTCCTTCTTATGAATGGCGGTATGCAGGctcgagaggcaggaaacatgttccctctaGTCCAGCCCCTAGGGGCCACACATGTTTCTATTGAGTAGCCAACAACGGCTGTGTGTCCAAACACTTTCCCACCACCCCGCTCTCTTGGTATCAATCCGGTGGtggaggccccccccccctcgagcACACcctggggctcttaaagatagcagagtgaggagatatggggagaaggcaggaacggggtactgattggggatgatcagccatgatcacattgaatggcggtgctggctcgaagggccgaatggataactcctgcacctattgtccattgtcgattgatcagtctcaccccggtcactccctcttctcccctctcccatcgggcaacaggtacacgcacctccagattcaggggtagttccttcccagctgtcatcaggcaactgaaccgtcctcttatcagctagagagcggccctgacctcccgtctacctcattggagatcttcgaACAATATTTGACTAAAGCAAATGTTCTgagagaaaaagttacccctcagattcctactaaatctcccctcaccttaaacctgtgtcctctggccctcgattcccctactctgggcaagagattctgtccgatctattcctctcatggttttgtacacctctataagatcgcccctcatcctcctgcgctccaaggaatagagtcccagccctgctcaacctctccctgtagctcagacccctcaatgtcctggcaacatcctcgtaaatcttctctgcacccattccagcttgacaacatctctcctataacacggtgcccagaactgaacacaatattctaaatgcggcctcaccaacgtcttgtacaactgcaacgtgacctccacAACTTCTACCCAGGTCAACGTGAACATCGATGACTACGAGTACATGATGTTTTGGGCCCTGGGTTTGCGCAAAGGGGTGACGCCACTGGAGATGAAGGAGTTACAAAAGATTTCCGGAATCTTCTTCTTCCGACGCCACGTCAAACTGCCTGAGCAGCGGTGAGTTTGAGCGAGCTGGGGATGGTGGGACATGTTTGTTGTGGGCAAGGTGGGGATGGTGTCCATCTTTAGTGTGGGCGGACAGCCATCTTTGTTGTGGGCAGAGCGTGGCCACCTTTACTGTGGGTAGGTGGTGTCCATCTTTAGTGTGGGCTGGCAGACATCTTTGTTGTGGGTAAGTTGGGGAGGGCGTCCATCTTTAGTGTGGGCGGGGAGTGTGGCCATCTTTGCTgtgggcaaagatagacacaaaaagcttgagtaagcagcatctctgtggagaaggaatgggtgacatttcggtttcaagacccttcttcagactgggcaggTTGGGAAGGCTGCGTGTGGCCATCTTTACTGTGGGCAGGGTGTGCGGCCATCTTTGTGGCGAGCTGGGTTGGGGGCAATCTTACCTGTGGGTATTGGTGGCCATCTTTACTATGGGAAGAATGCCATCTTTGCTGAGGGCAGTTTGGAGAGGATGTCCACCTtttgattgacacaaagtgctggagtaactcagcgggacaggcagcatctctggagagaaggaatgggtgacgtttcgggtcaagacccttcttcacatctgTTAGGGAGTGTGGGCGACAGCCATCTTTCTTGCCGACTGTTTGAGGATGGTGTCCATCTTTAGTGTTGGCAGACGGCCATCTTTGCTGTTGGCAGGTTGGGGAGGACTTCTATCTTTTCTGTGGGCAGGCAGGGAGGCAATCTTACCTGTGGGTATAGATGtttaagacagaactgcagatgctggaaaaattgaaagtagacaaaaatgctggagaaactcagcaggtgggcAGTCGGCCATCTTGGCTTTGGGCGGTCAGCCATCTTGGCTGTGGGCACGGCCATCTTGGCTTTGGGCGGTCAGCCATCTTGGCTTTGGGCGGTCAACCATCTTGTCTGTGGGCAGTTGGCCATCTTGGCTTTGGGCGGACAGCCATCTTGGCTTTGGGCGGTCAGCCATCTTGGCTGTGGGCAGACGGCCATCTTGGCTTTGGGTGGACAGCCATCTTGGCTGTGGGCGGTCAGCCATCTTGGCTGTGGGCGGTCGACCATGTTGGCTGTGGGTGGGAATGTGAGTGGCCACGTTTGTCCCGGCCCTAACCCGCTACTACTCCACCAGGTGGTACTGCAAGCGCATGGTGCTGGTGGCCCGTGTGCGGACGGGCCGGATGGTGCTGAAGTCGTTCAAGGACATTCCCCTGGAAAACTTGGAGCAGCTGCTGCCGGCGGTGGCCCTGCGGATCTCTGCGCGGGACCGCACTCTGCTGCTGGCCACGCTGGTGACTGGAGGGTGCGCTCTGCTGGTCAAcctgctggggctggggctgtggCCGGGTCTGGGCTTCAGCCTGCCCATCCTCATCCTGCCCCTCGCCCTCTTTGCCGTCCTGATGACGGACCGGGCGGTCCGCGTCTTCCGCCGCAAGCGAGAGCAGAAGGCCCTGAACCGCTCGCTGGTTCTCTACCACAAGAGCACGTCCAACAACGTCGAGCTGCTGGTGACACTGGCCCACCGTGCACAGCAAGAGCACGTCAAGGAGGTGCTGCTCGCCCACGTCTTCCATCCCAAGCCTTTTGGGCAGCACCGGCACCAtggtgagtgggggagaggagcggggagAGAGGCCATCTTGGCTGTGGGAGGTTGGCTACATTGGCAGTCAGCCATCTTGTGTGTGGGCGGTCGGCCATCTTGTGTGTGAGCGGTCGGCCATCTTGGCCGTGGGCGGT harbors:
- the LOC129693543 gene encoding transmembrane protein 143-like, which codes for MGLYEPINPDRDTLPTMTLREPKQLEQEKIVIKNLRPLLELANFNELSQKTIQYALAHHDPLYDTQVNVNIDDYEYMMFWALGLRKGVTPLEMKELQKISGIFFFRRHVKLPEQRWYCKRMVLVARVRTGRMVLKSFKDIPLENLEQLLPAVALRISARDRTLLLATLVTGGCALLVNLLGLGLWPGLGFSLPILILPLALFAVLMTDRAVRVFRRKREQKALNRSLVLYHKSTSNNVELLVTLAHRAQQEHVKEVLLAHVFHPKPFGQHRHHGSDEEMAAQLSHTVSQWLHEQTCLPISFKGSRALQRLRELEEALTTEGGDGGREEGGAVKGRERKREDRGKWRWERDRE